The proteins below come from a single Dehalococcoidales bacterium genomic window:
- the pheT gene encoding phenylalanine--tRNA ligase subunit beta, whose protein sequence is MKVSLNWLKEYVDITLPAADVAEKLTMAGNEVGGIEITGGSWEGIIIGQITAINPHPNADRLTLPTVDLGTEQVSVVCGAPNLRVGDKIAFARVGARLIDGHTGQVATLEPAKIRGVVSSGMVCSEKELGISDNHEGIMVLPGDAPVGVPLAAYMGDVIFDLEVTPNRPDCLSVIGIAREVAALTGQTPHIGEASYTEKGTPVSEQVDVEIMAPDLCPRYCASLITGVKVAESPAWMQHRLLACGMRPINSIVDITNYVMLEYGQPLHAFDYQRIKGKKIVVRRASGGEKFETLDGTERTLSPDMLVIADGERAVAVAGVMGGANTEVTGGTTTILLEAASFYPASIHYTGRTLDVPSEACRRFERGISPELTLPALRRATQLLVELCGGEAARGVVDDYPGKLTRVPIRLTTDEVKRLLGADFSLTQLSDTLTSLGCECEQSESALLVMAPYWRSDIRLTVDLIEEIARITGYDRLPMTMIGQPIPRQDPDPIIGLKRRVKYLLAGYGFQEILSYTLTGREMLEKLSTSPHPSVPALLRLDNPMTAEQEYLRPDLRTNLLGALAANRRHEDGGIRLFEQGRVYLPRDGDLPDERETLCALLSGPAVEKWWQGEGEPPDFFEAKGLVEGLLSQLGVTASFEPFSDDSLHTAEQAAIVIGGSKIGVVGGLHPVVLEKFEITGAAYLFEIDLAVLLPFTAGHKMYRPVPRFPAIVRDMALVVDAGTAHRRIADIIKGFPLVEEVAIFDVYSGDQVPPGKKSLAYRITFQSPERTLTDNDVDRVQRQIMGKLSHELGATLRGQ, encoded by the coding sequence ATGAAAGTATCACTCAATTGGCTTAAGGAATATGTGGATATCACCCTCCCGGCTGCCGATGTGGCTGAGAAACTGACGATGGCGGGAAACGAGGTTGGCGGGATAGAGATTACCGGTGGAAGCTGGGAAGGCATCATCATCGGGCAGATAACCGCCATCAACCCCCATCCCAATGCCGACCGCCTTACTCTACCAACTGTAGACCTGGGCACTGAACAGGTCTCCGTGGTTTGCGGAGCCCCGAATCTACGGGTTGGTGATAAAATTGCTTTTGCCCGGGTTGGCGCCCGGCTTATTGACGGGCATACCGGGCAGGTAGCCACCCTGGAACCGGCTAAAATTCGCGGCGTCGTCTCCAGCGGCATGGTCTGTTCGGAAAAGGAGCTTGGTATCTCGGATAACCATGAAGGCATTATGGTGCTACCCGGTGACGCGCCCGTCGGTGTGCCGCTGGCTGCCTACATGGGTGATGTTATTTTTGATCTTGAGGTTACTCCCAACCGTCCTGACTGTCTTTCGGTCATCGGCATCGCCAGGGAAGTCGCTGCCCTGACCGGTCAGACGCCGCACATCGGCGAAGCAAGCTACACGGAAAAGGGGACACCGGTGAGTGAGCAGGTGGACGTGGAGATCATGGCTCCTGATCTGTGCCCGAGGTACTGTGCCAGCTTGATTACGGGGGTCAAAGTGGCCGAGTCTCCTGCCTGGATGCAGCACCGGTTGCTGGCCTGCGGCATGCGTCCGATAAACAGTATCGTTGATATTACCAACTACGTTATGCTGGAATACGGACAGCCGCTGCACGCTTTTGACTACCAGCGTATCAAAGGCAAGAAGATTGTAGTCCGGAGGGCGTCCGGGGGAGAGAAGTTTGAAACCCTGGACGGGACAGAGAGGACCCTTTCTCCTGACATGCTGGTTATTGCTGACGGAGAGCGGGCGGTGGCTGTCGCCGGGGTGATGGGTGGGGCCAACACCGAGGTGACCGGGGGAACTACCACGATACTGCTGGAGGCGGCCAGTTTTTATCCGGCAAGTATCCACTATACCGGCCGGACGCTGGACGTGCCCAGCGAGGCCTGCAGGCGATTCGAGAGGGGCATCAGCCCCGAGCTGACCCTGCCAGCCTTAAGAAGGGCCACCCAATTGCTCGTCGAACTGTGCGGGGGCGAAGCCGCCAGAGGCGTCGTGGATGACTATCCCGGCAAATTGACGCGAGTGCCTATCCGACTGACCACTGATGAGGTGAAGCGGCTCCTTGGGGCTGATTTCAGTCTAACCCAGTTATCAGACACGCTGACTTCACTGGGCTGCGAATGCGAGCAATCAGAATCAGCGCTTCTGGTAATGGCGCCGTACTGGCGGAGCGACATACGTCTGACAGTTGACCTTATCGAGGAAATAGCCCGTATTACCGGCTATGACCGGCTGCCAATGACGATGATAGGCCAGCCAATCCCAAGGCAGGACCCTGACCCTATTATCGGACTTAAGCGCCGGGTGAAATACCTCCTTGCCGGTTACGGCTTTCAGGAGATACTCAGCTATACGCTGACCGGCAGGGAAATGCTGGAGAAACTGTCTACCAGCCCGCATCCTTCTGTACCGGCGCTCCTCCGTCTGGACAATCCGATGACTGCCGAGCAGGAGTACCTTCGTCCTGACTTGAGAACGAACTTGCTGGGCGCGCTGGCCGCTAACCGGCGGCATGAAGACGGCGGCATCAGGCTTTTCGAGCAGGGCAGGGTCTATCTGCCGCGTGATGGTGACCTGCCTGATGAGCGCGAGACACTTTGCGCTCTGCTGAGCGGGCCGGCAGTTGAGAAATGGTGGCAGGGTGAGGGCGAACCCCCTGATTTCTTCGAGGCGAAAGGGTTAGTAGAAGGCTTGCTCAGTCAGTTAGGTGTCACTGCCAGCTTTGAGCCGTTTTCGGACGATAGCCTTCACACCGCCGAGCAGGCCGCAATTGTCATCGGTGGCAGTAAGATAGGTGTTGTCGGCGGGTTACACCCCGTAGTGCTGGAAAAATTTGAAATTACCGGGGCGGCTTATCTTTTTGAGATTGACCTGGCGGTGCTGCTACCCTTTACCGCCGGGCACAAGATGTACCGGCCGGTGCCGCGCTTTCCGGCTATCGTCAGGGATATGGCGCTGGTGGTTGACGCCGGAACAGCCCACCGGCGAATCGCCGATATTATCAAGGGTTTTCCGCTGGTGGAGGAGGTCGCTATCTTCGATGTCTATTCCGGCGACCAGGTTCCCCCGGGCAAGAAGTCCCTTGCCTACCGGATTACCTTCCAGTCGCCGGAGCGCACGCTGACGGATAATGATGTTGACAGGGTTCAGCGGCAAATCATGGGCAAGCTGTCCCACGAACTGGGCGCTACGCTGCGCGGCCAGTAA
- the pheS gene encoding phenylalanine--tRNA ligase subunit alpha, with product MLTRLEEIKAAALRELESANDFKVLEAWRVRYLGKKGELTGVLRSLSTMPLEERKTIGAQANELKVSLEESLKQKEQALREVQLASARRGEIDITLPGRPFPPGRLHPLTQAIHEICDIFVSLGFQVVEGPEVEWEYYNFEALNMPAEHPARDSQSTFWISREPEGAEAEAGKAMLLRTQGTAISARVIETMKPPIRTIEPGRVYRHEATDATHLSIYHNIDGLVVDKGITMADLKGTLYEFARRYFGKDRKVRFRCDYFPFVEPGVEMAIDCVVCNGEGCRLCGNSGWIEVLGAGMTHPEVLRRGGIDPAVYSSFAFGMGLERMPMLRYGIDDVRIFYGSDLRFLRQFQV from the coding sequence ATGTTAACCCGGCTTGAAGAGATAAAAGCGGCAGCCCTCCGTGAACTGGAAAGCGCTAACGACTTTAAGGTGCTGGAGGCATGGCGGGTTCGTTATCTTGGAAAGAAGGGCGAGCTAACCGGAGTCCTGCGCAGCCTGAGTACCATGCCGCTGGAAGAGCGGAAAACTATCGGTGCTCAAGCCAATGAGCTAAAGGTTAGCCTGGAAGAGAGCCTGAAGCAAAAAGAGCAGGCGCTCCGTGAGGTACAGCTAGCTTCAGCCAGGAGAGGGGAAATCGATATCACTCTGCCGGGCCGTCCTTTCCCCCCCGGCCGTTTACACCCCCTGACTCAGGCTATCCATGAGATATGCGATATCTTCGTCTCGTTGGGCTTTCAGGTGGTAGAGGGACCGGAGGTGGAGTGGGAGTACTACAACTTTGAGGCTCTGAATATGCCGGCTGAACACCCGGCCCGAGATAGCCAGTCAACCTTCTGGATCAGCCGTGAGCCGGAAGGCGCGGAGGCGGAGGCTGGAAAAGCCATGCTGCTCCGAACGCAAGGTACGGCCATCAGCGCCAGAGTAATCGAGACGATGAAACCGCCCATAAGGACCATTGAACCGGGTAGAGTCTATCGTCATGAGGCAACGGACGCTACCCATTTGAGTATTTACCACAACATTGACGGACTGGTGGTCGACAAAGGTATCACCATGGCCGACCTGAAAGGCACGCTTTACGAGTTTGCCCGCCGTTACTTCGGCAAAGACAGGAAAGTGCGCTTCCGGTGCGACTATTTCCCCTTCGTCGAGCCTGGAGTTGAGATGGCCATTGATTGTGTGGTCTGTAACGGCGAAGGATGCCGGTTGTGTGGCAATAGTGGCTGGATCGAGGTACTCGGGGCAGGCATGACCCATCCTGAAGTACTGAGGCGGGGGGGCATCGACCCCGCTGTCTATTCCAGCTTTGCTTTCGGGATGGGACTGGAACGCATGCCGATGCTCCGTTACGGTATTGACGATGTGAGGATCTTCTACGGCAGTGACCTGAGGTTCCTGAGGCAGTTCCAAGTATGA
- the rplT gene encoding 50S ribosomal protein L20, whose protein sequence is MPRVKRGVTAHRRHKKVLALTKGQRATRHSLYRRAHEAMLKSLTYAYAHRRERKGDMRRLWISRVNAASKINGLSYSQFMHGLKKAGIEINRKLLADIAVREPEAFATLATRVKEQAQD, encoded by the coding sequence TTGCCACGTGTGAAAAGAGGCGTAACCGCTCATCGCCGGCATAAGAAAGTGCTGGCTTTGACCAAAGGGCAGCGAGCAACCAGGCATAGTCTATACCGGCGCGCTCATGAGGCTATGCTTAAATCCTTAACCTATGCTTACGCTCACCGCCGGGAGCGTAAGGGCGATATGCGGCGTTTATGGATTTCACGGGTTAATGCCGCCAGTAAAATCAACGGGCTTAGCTACAGTCAGTTCATGCACGGTCTGAAGAAGGCAGGAATTGAGATTAACCGCAAGCTACTGGCTGATATTGCTGTGAGAGAACCTGAGGCATTTGCTACTCTGGCAACCAGGGTTAAAGAACAAGCCCAGGATTAA
- a CDS encoding proline--tRNA ligase: MRISNLFGKTQREIPAEADTISHQLLLKSGMIRQVAAGVYSYLPLAWRTLRKIETIIREEMDRAGGQELMMPALQPLELWQETGRDQAFGEGLFTLTDRRDRKLVLGPTHEEVVTDLVRYNVQSYRDLPLLLYQIQTKFRDEPRPRGGLIRVREFHMKDLYSFDVDEAGLDVSYNRMLQAYHNIYSRCGLPSLLVEADSGAIGGKDSHEFMLITESGEDEIIHCSSCHYTANSEKARGIIDKIEDGELLPMEEVSTPGMMTIEEVSNFLKVPTYRTLKAVFYIADGRLVFVVIRGDIEVNEIKLKKVLGGAELRLATEAEVIAAGIVPGAASPVGLKDTRIIADDSITTATNLVAGANKPDTHLKNVNYPRDFEVDVLTDIARARAGDKCPVCGGELLSSHGIEVGHAFKLGAFISQKMGANFIDRNGESRPIIMGCYGIGVGRLLAAAIEQNHDAKGIIWPMAIAPYQIYLCPLYREGSGVFEVAEKLYADFTSQGFEVLFDDREESPGVKFNDADLLGIPVRATVSPRSLEKDSVEIKRRAEKEIELVPLKEVVDRLKQLTGRAA; the protein is encoded by the coding sequence GTGCGTATATCGAATTTGTTCGGCAAGACCCAGCGGGAAATACCCGCCGAGGCTGATACCATCAGCCACCAGCTATTACTCAAAAGCGGGATGATAAGACAGGTGGCCGCCGGGGTCTATTCCTACCTGCCGCTCGCCTGGAGGACTCTGCGCAAAATAGAGACCATCATCCGCGAGGAGATGGACAGGGCAGGTGGGCAGGAGTTGATGATGCCCGCTTTGCAGCCCCTGGAACTGTGGCAGGAGACCGGGCGTGACCAGGCTTTCGGGGAGGGGCTGTTCACCCTGACCGACCGCCGTGACCGCAAGCTGGTGCTGGGGCCCACCCATGAAGAGGTCGTCACCGACCTTGTCAGATACAACGTGCAGAGCTACCGTGACCTGCCACTGCTGCTCTACCAGATCCAGACCAAGTTCCGTGACGAGCCCCGCCCCAGGGGCGGCCTGATTCGGGTGCGAGAGTTCCACATGAAAGACCTCTACAGCTTCGATGTTGATGAAGCCGGGCTGGATGTGAGCTACAACAGGATGCTCCAGGCATACCACAATATCTACTCGCGCTGCGGCCTGCCTTCCCTGCTCGTTGAAGCTGACAGCGGCGCCATCGGCGGCAAGGACTCCCACGAGTTCATGCTCATCACCGAGAGCGGCGAGGATGAAATCATCCACTGCTCATCCTGCCACTACACCGCCAACTCTGAGAAAGCGCGGGGAATCATCGATAAAATAGAAGACGGCGAGCTGCTGCCAATGGAGGAAGTCTCCACGCCGGGCATGATGACCATCGAGGAAGTATCCAATTTCCTCAAGGTACCGACATACCGCACCCTGAAAGCGGTCTTCTACATTGCTGACGGCAGGCTGGTCTTCGTCGTCATCCGGGGCGATATCGAGGTTAATGAAATCAAACTGAAAAAAGTGCTGGGCGGCGCGGAACTGCGACTGGCTACCGAGGCCGAGGTAATAGCCGCCGGTATCGTTCCCGGGGCTGCTTCCCCGGTAGGTCTCAAGGATACCAGGATCATCGCCGACGACTCGATAACCACCGCCACCAACCTGGTAGCCGGCGCCAACAAACCGGACACTCACCTGAAAAACGTCAACTACCCCCGCGACTTCGAGGTTGACGTCCTGACTGACATTGCCCGCGCCCGCGCCGGGGACAAATGCCCGGTATGCGGAGGCGAACTGCTCTCCAGCCACGGTATTGAAGTGGGGCACGCTTTTAAGCTGGGCGCCTTTATCAGCCAGAAGATGGGCGCCAATTTTATTGACCGGAACGGGGAATCCCGACCCATCATCATGGGCTGCTACGGCATCGGCGTTGGCCGGTTGCTGGCCGCCGCCATCGAGCAGAACCACGATGCCAAAGGCATCATCTGGCCGATGGCGATTGCCCCCTACCAAATCTATCTCTGCCCCCTTTACCGGGAAGGCTCCGGGGTTTTTGAGGTCGCCGAAAAGCTTTACGCCGACTTTACGTCCCAGGGTTTCGAGGTGCTCTTTGATGACCGGGAGGAATCGCCGGGGGTAAAGTTCAATGACGCCGACCTGCTGGGGATACCCGTCCGGGCTACCGTCAGCCCGCGCAGCCTGGAAAAAGACAGCGTGGAGATAAAACGGCGCGCCGAGAAAGAAATTGAGCTGGTGCCACTGAAGGAAGTCGTTGACCGCCTAAAACAGCTTACTGGCCGCGCAGCGTAG